The Onthophagus taurus isolate NC chromosome 2, IU_Otau_3.0, whole genome shotgun sequence genome includes a window with the following:
- the LOC111425947 gene encoding calcium uptake protein 3, mitochondrial-like isoform X1, whose product MSSILRRFLLNKTLTRFKYVYHAPKTKIASKYFIKPYHFLTLLGGVTFIYTTYYYTNIFKNVHEIKLDLNEKTSSREKRFIKFASIKYKDQLFMTPKDFMESLIEIEPNLQKKARILTKNELISPIFDIPNNKGIISYMEYLFLLSILKRPESGFKIAFDMLDTDKNRTIGKNEFLIMENVFNHKLLSKGNLNKNCFKDTTLIIYFFGVDGTKKLTYEQFHKFIINFQNEVLRFEFNQYSNNSHKISELDFVKILLKHSNLETNVYEQCLQKVLNRLRNPVGITFKEFESFNKLLTNLDDVSVAFRMFKLAQHSISKKDFNKISKICGCDLTQHLIDLIFTIFDGENGSLDYNEFVIVMRNRINRGFVSNEKHSWKNYQQCVRNEMKAAKFV is encoded by the coding sequence atgtctAGTATATTAagacgatttttattaaataaaacattaactcgatttaaatatgtttatCACGctccaaaaacaaaaattgcgtccaaatattttataaaaccatATCATTTCTTAACCCTTCTTGGTGGTGTAACATTTATTTACAcaacttattattatacaaatatttttaaaaatgtacacgaaattaaattagatttaaacgaaaaaacatcatcaagagaaaaaagatttataaaattcgCTTCGATCAAATACAAGGACCAATTATTTATGACTCCAAAAGATTTTATGGAATCCTTGATTGAAATAGAaccaaatttacaaaaaaaagcacgaattttaacaaaaaatgaattaatctCACCAATTTTTGATATCCCAAATAATAAAGGAATCATATCTTATATGgaatatctatttttattatcgaTATTAAAAAGACCCGAATCTGGATTTAAAATAGCCTTTGATATGCTCGATACGGATAAAAATCGAACTATCggaaaaaatgaatttttaattatggaaaatgtttttaatcacaaattgttatcaaaaggaaatctaaacaaaaattgttttaaagatACGacgttaataatttatttttttggagTTGATggaactaaaaaattaacatacgAACAATTtcacaaatttataataaactttCAAAACGAAGTGTTACGATtcgaatttaatcaatattcGAACAATTCGCATAAAATTTCCGAATTAgatttcgttaaaattttattaaaacattccAATCTCGAAACGAACGTGTACGAGCAGTGTTtacaaaaagtattaaatcGCTTAAGAAACCCCGTTGGTATTACTTTTAAAGAATTCGAAAGctttaacaaattattaacaaaccTCGATGATGTTAGTGTTGCTTTTAGGATGTTTAAACTTGCGCAACATTCAATTtccaaaaaagattttaataaaatttcgaaaatttgcgGATGTGATTTAACCCaacatttaattgatttaatttttaccatTTTCGATGGTGAAAATGGTTCTTTGGATTATAAtgaatttgttattgttatgaGAAATAGAATTAACAGAGGATTTGTTTCGAACGAAAAACATTCTTGGAAAAATTATCAACAATGTGtaagaaatgaaatgaaagcagctaaatttgtttaa
- the LOC111425951 gene encoding histamine H2 receptor, translated as MIHPRDTSTMIAFGGSEDEVIFSLESLTQAAIIFIMGVAIIVANVLVIATFVNYRGQTDVINCYLLSLSVADLLCGLLVVPLSVYPALVQQWVYGNVVCRIVGYVEVTLWAVTVYTFMWISVDRYLAVRKPLRYETIQTKTRCQCWMAFTWISAAMMCCPPLLGFNEPNFDKESYICMLNWGNMAAYSITLGILILGPSLITIIYTYTYIFNMMRKLKSGVPIHDKEYATALSENLSNPSHIMSFVLVAVFWISWTPFVGVKLYEYFTGVKFQMPFLHFGIVWIGFMNSLWKSLILIFLSPQFRLALRIFCMTICCRYKGRMQAELIGMEADD; from the exons ATGATTCATCCGCGGGACACCTCGACGATGATCGCTTTCGGCGGTTCAGAAGACGAGGTCATCTTCTCGCTGGAATCGCTCACGCAAGCAGccataatatttattatgggTGTGGCGATCATCGTTGCGAATGTCCTAGTCATTGCTACTTTTGTCAACTATAGAG GCCAAACTGATGTCATCAACTGTTACCTACTATCATTATCCGTCGCGGATTTACTCTGTGGTTTATTGGTCGTTCCACTTTCCGTATATCCAGCACTAGTTCAACAATGGGTTTATGGAAATGTTGTATGCCGTATAGTTGGTTACGTAGAAGTAACGCTTTGGGCGGTAACCGTTTACACCTTTATGTGGATAAGTGTGGATCGATACTTGGCAGTGAGGAAACCACTTCGATACGAAACCATTCAAACCAAAACTAGATGTCAATGTTGGATGGCATTCACATGGATTTCCGCAGCGATGATGTGCTGTCCGCCACTATTAGGCTTCAACGAACCAAATTTCGACAAAGAATCCTACATCTGCATGTTAAACTGGGGAAATATGGCGGCTTATTCGATCACTTTGGGGATTTTGATCTTAGGTCCCAGTTTGATTACGATCATTTATACTTACAcctacatttttaatatgatgAGGAAACTGAAAAGCGGAGTTCCAATCCACGATAAAGAATACGCGACGGCGTTGTCGGAGAATCTGTCGAATCCGAGTCATATTATGTCGTTTGTACTCGTCGCTGTATTTTGGATTTCGTGGACACCGTTTGTTGGGGTCAAATTGTACGAGTACTTTACTGGTGTTAAGTTCCAAATGCCGTTCCTTCATTTTGGTATTGTTTGGATTGGATTTATGAACTCGTTGTGGAAGtcgttaattttgatttttttgagtCCCCAATTTCGACTCGCTCTAAGGATTTTCTGTATGACGATTTGTTGTCGATATAAAGGACGTATGCAAGCTGAACTTATAg GTATGGAAGCAGACGACTGA
- the LOC111426028 gene encoding lysosomal alpha-mannosidase-like, which yields MFKLIIACLFVNIIGFVVSVPTNNRFESSYGCNYEACHPVDPEKLNVHLVAHSHDDVGWLKTVDQYYYGAKNYIQQAGVENIISSVVEALDRDPNRRFIQVETAFFWQWWKLQSERTRQVAKELVDNGRLEIINGAWSMNDEAAAHYHSIIDQFTWGLKTIDDTVGKCGRPKIGWQIDPFGHSKEMATIFSQIGYEAVFFARLDYRDNINRHIQRDLEMIWQGSQDLGNSSNIFTGVLYDFYTAPAYFCWDVLCSDMPIVDDETSPEYNLDDRVEEFADYVLKGASNFKTKHLLVTMGGDFTYQAAEMYFINMDRLIAGFKKLRPDINVIYSTPSCYVKAVNEAAKAQDITYQVKTDDFFPYASDAHSYWTGYFTSRPNSKRNERMGNNFLQVIKQLNSFKQFADNNDDEDNSILLKEAMGIMQHHDAITGTEKQHVAQDYARLVTKGIHAAEEGIDSIIANLLKKTDDVSSVTLPFKSCLLANVSHCEASSFDTFTVAVYNPLSRNVNHYVRLPVSGDSYTVTGPKGVVSSAILPTIHDFEYVDEITPLSQELVFLAKDVPPLGLQYYYVDKSTRQENVTVEVQEIRLGTTETGFEIDSETGLLKTVTMNGITLPVTQNFMYYNGANGTNIDGERRASGAYIFRPAKSTPEALPISTQATYKVYTSDLVDEVHQEFNDWVKQIIRVYKENNHIEFDWLIGPIESPEYQGVEVVTRFITDLKTDATFYTDSNGRQMVKRVRNFRETYEYTNEEPVSGNYYPITSKITLQDLERNIEFAVLNDRAQGGGSLNDGEVELMVHRRLLNDDNFGVGEALNEYEFGQGVVVRGQHYLTLGSMNSNSDGKSSAAQQRDLAAKKLLAPWVVVAPASDSSLENLSSKLNFEFSGLTRSLPENVQILTLEPWGSNKVLFRLEHTLSNNEDATLSQPAEVNIDGLFTLFDIVDMQEMNLAGNVPIDEIDRMEWNGVSSVKTQSQRDVQSPIVLKPMAIRTFILTITKKI from the exons ATGTTCAAGTTGATTATTGCGTGTCTTTTCGTCAATATAATCGGTTTTGTTGTCAGTGTGCCGACAAATAATCGATTCGAATCCAGTTATGGCTGTAATTATGAG gCATGTCATCCAGTAGATCCAGAAAAACTGAACGTTCATTTAGTGGCACATTCCCATGATGATGTTGGTTGGTTAAAAACGGTGGATCAATACTATTATGGAG ctaaaaacTACATTCAACAAGCTggagttgaaaatattatcAGTTCTGTTGTTGAAGCACTCGACAGAGATCCCAATCGCAG GTTTATTCAAGTAGAAACAGCATTCTTTTGGCAATGGTGGAAATTACAATCGGAGAGAACTCGACAAGTTGCCAAAGAATTAGTAGATAATGGCCGATTGGAAATAATTAACGGAGCTTGGAGTATGAACGACGAAGCCGCCGCTCATTATCATTCGATAATCGATCAATTTACTTGGGGCTTAAA aACTATTGATGATACAGTTGGAAAATGTGGCAGACCGAAAATTGGGTGGCAAATCGACCCATTCGGTCACAGCAAAGAAATggcaacaattttttcacAAATAGGTTACGAAGCTGTGTTTTTCGCAAGGTTAGATTATAGAGATAACATTAACAGACATATCCAGCGAGATTTAGAAATGATTTGGCAGGGAAGTCAAGATTTAG gaaattcatcaaacatTTTCACTGGTGTCTTATACGATTTTTATACAGCACCAGCGTATTTCTGTTGGGATGTTTTATGCTCTGACATGCCTATTGTTGACGATGAAACTAGCCCAGAATATAATTTAGATGATAGa GTAGAAGAATTTGCTGATTATGTTCTTAAAGGTGCTtctaatttcaaaacaaaGCATCTTTTAGTCACGATGGGTGGTGATTTTACTTATCAAGCAGCAGAAATGTATTTTATCAATATGGATAGATTAATTGc TGGATTTAAAAAGCTTCGTCCTGACATTAACGTAATATACTCAACTCCATCTTGTTATGTTAAAGCAGTTAACGAAGCTGCTAAAGCACAAGACATAACTTATCAGGTTAAAACTGACGATTTCTTCCCATATGCAAGTGATGCCCATTCGTATTGGACTGGTTATTTCACATCGCGTCCAAATTCAAAACGTAATGAACGTATGGGAAATAATTTCCTCCAG GTGATTAAACAACTAAATAGTTTCAAACAATTCGCTGATAATAACGATGACGAAGACAATTCTATTCTATTAAAAGAAGCGATGGGAATTATGCAACATCATGATGCTATTACTGGAACTGAGAAACAACACGTTGCACAAGATTATGCTCGTTTAGTTACAAAAGGAATTCATGCCGCTGAAGAAGGAATTGATTCTATTATTGC aaatcttttaaagaaaactgACGATGTATCCTCTGTAACCTTACCGTTTAAATCATGTCTTCTTGCAAACGTATCACATTGTGAAGCCTCATCTTTCGATACTTTCACAGTCGCAGTTTATAATCCTTTGAGTAGAAACGTAAATCATTATGTTCGTTTGCCTGTGAGTGGAGATTCTTACACTGTAACGGGACCTAAAG GAGTCGTTTCAAGTGCAATTTTGCCGACCATCCATGATTTTGAATACGTCGACGAAATTACGCCATTGTCGCAGGAGTTAGTTTTCTTGGCTAAAGACGTCCCGCCCTTGGGATTACAGTATTATTACGTGGATAAGTCTACTCGGCAGGAAAATGTTACGGTCGAAGTGCAGGAGATTAGACTTGGAACAACG GAAACAggatttgaaattgattcagaaactggtttattaaaaacagtAACAATGAATGGAATCACACTTCCAGTAACTCAAAATTTCATGTATTATAATGGCGCAAATGGTACAAATATTGACGGTGAAAGACGAGCTTCCGGTGCTTATATATTCCGCCCTGCTAAATCCACTCCAGAAGCTTTACCGATTTCCACACAAGCAACGTACAAAGTGTACACTTCTGATTTAGTCGATGAAGTTCATCAAGAATTTAATGATTGGGTTAAACAAATAATTCGtgtttacaaagaaaataatcatatTGAATTTGATTGGCTTATTGGACCAATTGAAAGTCCAGA gtATCAAGGTGTTGAAGTAGTAACTCGATTTATTACCGACTTGAAAACAGATGCCACGTTTTACACTGATTCGAACGGACGGCAGATGGTGAAAAGGGTGCGCAATTTCAGAGAAACATATGAATATACGAATGAGGAGCCCGTTTCAGGAAACTATTACCCAATAACATCCAAGATTACCTTACAAGATCTCGAAAGGAATATTGAGTTTGCTGTCTTAAATGATCGGGCTCAAGGTGGTGGAAGTTTAAACGATGGAGAAGTTGAATTAATG GTTCATAGAAGGTTATTAAATGATGATAACTTTGGTGTTGGTGAAGCTTTGAATGAATATGAATTCGGGCAAGGAGTTGTTGTTCGTGGGCAGCATTATTTAACATTGGGGTCGATGAATTCGAACTCTGATGGAAAATCATCTGCTGCCCAACAAAGAGATTTGGCggctaaaaaacttttggcaCCTTGGGTTGTTGTAGCACCTGCAAGTGATTCTTCCTTAGAAAATTTAAgttcaaaattaaacttcgag ttttCCGGGTTGACTAGATCTTTACCAGAAAACGTGCAAATCTTAACTTTAGAACCATGGGGAAGCAATAAAGTTCTTTTCAGATTAGAACACACCCTTTCTAATAACGAAGACGCAACGTTATCACAACCGGCTGAAGTTAACATTGAT GGACTTTTTACATTATTCGATATAGTCGATATGCAGGAAATGAACTTGGCTGGCAACGTTCCAATAGATGAAATCGACAGGATGGAATGGAACGGAGTGTCATCAGTAAAAACGCAATCGCAGAGAGACGTTCAATCACCCATAGTTTTGAAACCGATGGCTATTCGTACTTTTATTCTTAccattaccaaaaaaatttaa
- the LOC111425950 gene encoding chondroadherin-like gives MYRIVEKIMILFFIYFFIYTSTTENVSKRSCNIISGSSTLQCFGMYSEDFSKITFNEILENLECVRCNLGNIPPETFDFEDNHLFTLSLKSNNITGLVPFTFVGLDYLRKLDLSNNSIQIIIPGTFKGIKNVVIFNLKRNKIRRIEKNSFSELENLVHLDLSDNLIIDIYPGAFNNLNKLRLLELENNKLKILQDGFQFPSNIEELYLGNNVLNKLQNKFKINNLLKLYLSNNDISVIPKNYFSSVINLKEIYLNDNKIIELESNAFNDLKNLEILNLNNNTLKAIPFDLFSELLRLKYLDLSKNSLKIISLYTPLPELITVNFSHNYINKILIPTGNVAKLFNLNYLDLSHNNLSYLDYVELYQNAPKLILLNVNHNNLPCNTEKEMISYFPLDNFSLNIDNNASILCNVTKNSNIMNNLVEIEELITNHNGHNHVPFLYGLLIFVSVFILIIGLILYKTYVYVKRCKERDLTQLNETVTHHTAYESL, from the exons atGTATAGAATAGTAGAAAAGATAATG atattattttttatttacttctttATATACACATCAACAACGGAGAATGTATCAAAAAGAAGTTGTAATATAATTTCCGGGTCATCAACTTTACAATGCTTTGGAATGTATTCagaagatttttcaaaaataaccttCAATGAAATCTTAGAAAACTTAGAATGCGTTCGATGTAATTTAGGAAATATCCCACCGGAAACGTTTGATTTTGAAGATAATCACCTTTttacattatcattaaaaagtaataacatAACCGGGCTTGTTCCGTTTACTTTTGTTGGATTggattatttaagaaaattagatttaagtaataatagtattcaaataataataccGGGTACGTTTAAAGGTATCAAAAATgtagttatatttaatttaaaacgaaacAAAATAAGGAGgattgaaaaaaattcattttcggAATTGGAAAATTTGGTACATTTGGATTTATCGGATAATTTGATTATTGATATTTATCCAGGTgcgtttaataatttaaacaaattaagattacttgaattagaaaataataaattaaaaattttacaagatgGATTTCAATTTCCATCTAACATAGAAGAACTTTATTTAGGTAACAACGTCTTAAATAAACTccaaaacaaattcaaaattaacaacTTATTAAAACTTTACCTCTCAAACAATGACATCTCCGTTATACCaaagaattattttagttctgtaatcaatttaaaagaaatttatttaaacgatAATAAAATCATCGAATTAGAATCAAACgcttttaatgatttaaaaaatttagaaattttaaatttaaacaacaatACTTTGAAAGCGATTccttttgatttattttcggAATTACtacgtttaaaatatttagatttaagtaaaaattctttaaaaataatctcttTATACACACCACTCCCAGAATTAATTACTGTCAATTTTTCTCACAActatatcaataaaattttaattccaaCAGGAAATGTcgcaaaattgtttaatttaaattatctcGACCTATCACATAACAATTTATCGTACTTGGACTACGTAGAATTATACCAAAACGctccaaaattaattttattaaacgtaAACCACAATAATTTACCTTGTAATACCGAAAAGGAAATGATTTCGTATTTTCctttagataattttagtttaaacatTGATAATAACGCAAGTATTTTATGCAATGTAACGAAAAATTCTAACATAATGAACAATTTagttgaaattgaagaattaataacaaatcatAATGGCCATAATCATGTTCCATTTTTATAtggattattaatttttgttagtgtttttattttaattattggattaattctttataagaCATATGTGTATGTAAAAAGATGTAAGGAGAGAGATTTAACACAACTTAATGAAACTGTTACTCATCATACAGCTTATGAATCATTATAA